A region of Anopheles merus strain MAF chromosome 2R, AmerM5.1, whole genome shotgun sequence DNA encodes the following proteins:
- the LOC121590033 gene encoding uncharacterized protein LOC121590033: MRENPDDVSPQVWKEWILEAIRRIRFQKQRPSIQRICQAIGSHHKFHEDIVAEKLEEAVEAGSVLKVYNKGLHSYKAPTSTQRRVINVTNESNLSRQVAKAVRDLGEFDGSSQKSIENYVQQTNNLHIAPDTDYKSVIRNAIRIALAEETIMQEGRLYKPGPVFKPITKRKSTSPKKRGSSKHLDRSAEGNMCVVCQEAEGNGSDDEGEPLTSCSSCGAGLHDSCAIGPGQSSRAVTLSRLLEKGNSWHCEECKVCDACSNQDDDEDGVKGVCLLDCWSCKKHYHLSCLSPALTEMKKCKTAWRCSDCLSQSRDSDRKSSIMRPATGEKKRKRLLTGDKDPKGSSEAISLPVPYKSAYDSTNEEAIEKQTLPEGVTQQDAELYKYVREQSTKIVVGVSKAPTIAAHHKHNNNNSEQRGRHFSPDRTSHQHQHQAANSSSILQQSPSKLMAAQDRCPAAIEFGKYAIETWYSSPFPQEYARLPKLFLCEFCLKYTKSKAVLQRHQDKCSWRNPPGTEIYRHDGVSVFEVDGNANKIYCQNLCLLAKLFLDHKTLYYDVEPFLFYVLTRYDRKGYHLVGYFSKEKHCQQKYNVSCIMTMPQYQRQGYGRFLIDFSYLLSREEGQPGTPEKPLSDLGRVSYYAYWKSTVLNYLYEHRRRAEEESGGGAAGSKLLPLSIQQISQETGMVVPDIVLALQLLSFIKYRKIDRGGGFKVYQPLICIDWRLVDRQHERMVRSRARLAIEKECLRWTPLFFSSTASFSELDGSNIPMEANEPGDEPAGGSRIGGPAVSPKPEEESDQEKEEKASRNGPLKSGTASQQPPPPHRKAGGESGRRKKRGRDVSPPPEPIAISRVENDLPARNRTHSLKLEEQTDEEEAAAAAVAMLAARNTATVATGGRKRGRVAQDKEPTKPGSASNTFERLRKRRRLDSEEATVEEKQQPPYGGNLLKDASPLTGRSGGLRRKRLNLRLSDSEPEPEPEATPRITEDRRTKAGKLAARGDAGEPVNGGVFSRGQGGRDIALEQRASPAAAAKRTGAMGMRNSKRLASSPANTIESEEPAEEALAVAAEKAKSFRSSSTAGTVRQRQNHAAAATAGYTLPSSSSSSSSIAGPSTHSPTKKEAAAAAAAAAAAASAATATASVSATNLSSSKLRHKASPTTGVGRHKKRQGKKAIVPVADASEDYSSGEADDEMEEETRSAPPLPPPASSASSVVASVGKKSPSKTPPFSAGVVANNSAADTVPSKVSQRVPPPLSSPDAKAAKGAGPKSKTISEQQRRVKEEEHSERTATNADSSTGALERTVNAKQSNSGKDGDRTPPIAAESTAGAAALEKDTPSVASSAPSDDSRLQGCEANGEAVSANSKKGAVKQESSPTASRLSVEGGPSSVISRPTGSASGSVVEQGKGEQKEGVILQAPPSSKAGTPEKKDAIGSPNKESYAKASEQANKEASKGGSSSTGVISEPASPPLVNGGAVEINEKISVITESKNCLTTHPTVADTAEPLQVAAAADGGSSSINGQMQSPEKKTVGTGTETAPASADGGQMNGVQSSPKMQKMLANDSDNNSTNRSAVDRASSSANNTASVLKINENYDKHHHNHQHQQQQHHADPLRNRPKVIVDGITSCSGEGKAKEEPAPDAVKASSDVIRTREEPNTAPSAAPLNHEPGSIKPTAESGIIQQTSAIVPTSSSSSSSTTGTTVHEMAMHKKKFMKNMESSTDNGLTQQQQVAKPAATANNDQPDQSVIKQNDEVVTSAKIASFTHSSTASASVPVSSAPTDSAIAVPTTVDIKKEKSPPKVSGSSTVGPVLASSASKGAKNESHKLAPSHSNGSGGAAKCTESSTASVATASCATAVVTSAASTQQALAEAGKRTTSEPIHAGLGYGAEPKTESKRGKDKSNAGSGSSGNVGANASEDGGQSAGGKTSRSNSSSSSSASDHQQPHGGKRSGSTSSTSSSSGSSSAKGGEHTSSSSATAGMMTAATVSTAASKRSEASARKEANKHNAANAYAGQQGTGGNSINNTTTTLNNHCKVAQADNHQLHQQVPQQQQLPQQQQQHQQQPQQQQHQQPHQHSHQHHQQQQHQQQQASQHQQQQQYHMNAKSAATMPPLLMDGSGGGGVGITPPSQSTGPSMQGPASAAPGGISGTPNNVPVSSTPPVGNVHGGSSMMMPTGPGMGPAGGGGGGGGGSTLMGMNNAPSCRTDKHASKHAMHDPKTTIDLNKMTPQFPGINQLSSYAPAQYYPIDPYYHQGYNLMHLDTGSQKSPNKFHLDLATSMAYGSFTSNLYPSFQHQEQQYQQVPPAPATPSYQSKERANVKSERKGANAGSGGSTLDQTSSGTSSSSSTKHGKSASKSGASNAAAAADDGSKFKGNNAADVHHLSQHSTQQQQQQQQQQQQQQQQQQQQQQQHQQQQLCPSPYDTGLLCGKANQYHHLTSAQAIQHSHQLAQQHHQQQQQQQQQHHQQHHQHQHQQQQHHQQQQQQHQHHSQQQHTQQQQQQQHKSIQKGKNEPSSKLSDSSCMVAAGAAAKSSPAVTADPCHAAVQQQTMHLMGSGAGPKAGGFPGGEPDLHGDGATGGGQTDLKQQGTPGPGGDHSIGVYTPESTTSNSVQSLHQYGQCDIDVSQLGLESPASIASDVTSQNSADAIRPPSVVSQHGGSIGGGPYSDCSVQQQQQQQQLQQHQQHQSQMHMTMHTHVPETSPQHPPQQMTIIANNSGGGGGGGGASGGTGSGNGGSGRGKQQHPSQQHLAQQQQQIAHGGNGSTGGRQRASTPKVSRNTPTPGAQQRHQSRTTPPVVSNVIQPIVSPGHHQQQHQQQQHQQQQQQQQAAMQAASLNQQQQQHHQQLALQQQMHQAYGQSLNHQAHSQNMHQAAAGGGYLGAQLGLAGQAPPYPQSPTSYGSVIQHRMSNNHTPASLHSPHQRLGASPVSSCAVSSSNNFYVQQQQQQQTGGVTLPGSHTPIPQAPTPAPTPTPTPTPQLEPQSCQGGPPGAAGQLQQQGPQLSCLSKLQQLTTNVDICHSPVTPPPSAHHAPHPHGGPPGGGGGAGGSAGAGSNPSGSAPGSGGGGGAGGGHMVAAQNVVRNISTPPVSIHSAQMSTINYHKYYTGNMNMPTIAQNAVAAAAAAGAARRNAAAASSAQIQHMAAAANRSSSVSPNVAISTNLMSPYGSLNGYRMTTAGQSPGTGGYIGNPAAGFIQNSAQLGPVQMGVMNMPSQYQDPSAIQRAQQNSMYSSYSAYLPPMRR; encoded by the exons ATGCGTGAAAATCCCGATGACGTGAGCCCGCAAGTATGGAAAGAGTGGATCCTGGAGGCGATCAGGCGCATCCGGTTCCAGAAGCAGCGGCCTAGCATACAGCGCATCTGTCAGGCGATCGGCAGCCACCACAAGTTCCACGAGGACATCGTGGCGGAGAAGCTGGAGGAGGCGGTCGAGGCCGGCTCGGTGCTGAAGGTGTACAACAAGGGGCTGCACTCATACAAGGCGCCCACCTCGACCCAGCGGCGCGTCATCAACGTCACGAACGAGAGCAACCTGTCGCGGCAGGTGGCGAAAGCGGTCCGCGATCTCGGCGAGTTCGATGGGTCGTCGCAGAAGTCGATCGAGAACTATGTGCAGCAGACGAACAACCTGCACATCGCGCCCGACACCGACTACAAGAGCGTGATACGCAACGCGATCCGGATCGCGCTGGCCGAGGAGACGATCATGCAGGAGGGCCGGCTGTACAAACCGGGGCCGGTGTTCAAGCCGATCACCAAGCGCAAATCGACCTCGCCCAAAAAGCGGGGCAGCAGCAAGCATTTAGAC CGTTCCGCCGAGGGAAACATGTGCGTGGTGTGCCAGGAGGCGGAAGGGAACGGGTCCGACGACGAGGGCGAACCGCTCACCAGCTGCAGCAGTTGCGGCGCGGGGCTGCACGACAGCTGCGCGATCGGGCCCGGGCAGAGCAGCCGGGCGGTGACGCTGTCGCGCCTGCTGGAGAAGGGCAACAGCTGGCACTGCGAGGAGTGCAAGGTGTGTGACGCCTGCTCGAAccaggacgacgacgaggacggcGTGAAGGGTGTCTGTCTGCTCGACTGCTGGAGCTGCAAGAAGCATTACCACCTTTCCTGTCTCAGCCCGGCCCTGACGGAGATGAAAAAGTGCAAAACCGCTTGGAG ATGCTCCGACTGCTTAAGCCAATCCAGGGACAGTGATAGGAAGTCCAGCATAATGCGCCCGGCAACCGGTGAAAAGAAGCGCAAAAG GTTGCTCACTGGCGACAAAGACCCCAAGGGAAGTTCGGAAGCTATCAGTCTACCAGTACCTTACAAAAGTGCATACGATTCTACCAACGAGGAAGCGATAG aaaaacaaacacttccgGAAGGTGTGACGCAGCAGGATGCGGAGCTGTACAAGTACGTGCGCGAACAGTCGACCAAGATCGTGGTAGGCGTGTCCAAGGCGCCCACCATCGCCGCTCATcacaagcacaacaacaacaacagcgagcAGCGGGGCCGACACTTCTCCCCCGATCGGACCAGCCACCAACACCAGCACCAGGCggcgaacagcagcagtattCTACAGCAGTCCCCATCGAAACTGATGGCAGCGCAGGATCGTTGTCCGGCGGCGATAGAGTTTGGCAAGTACGCGATCGAAACCTGGTACTCGAGTCCGTTCCCGCAGGAGTACGCGCG ACTGCCGAAACTGTTTCTGTGCGAGTTCTGCCTGAAGTACACCAAGAGCAAGGCGGTACTGCAGCGACACCAGGACAAGTGCTCCTGGCGCAATCCCCCGGGCACGGAGATCTACCGCCACGACGGGGTGTCCGTGTTCGAGGTGGATGGCAATGCGAACAAAATCTACTGCCAGAATCTGTGCCTGCTGGCGAAGCTGTTCCTCGACCACAAGACGCTCTACTACGACGTGGAGCCGTTCCTGTTCTACGTGCTGACGCGCTACGACCGCAAGGGCTACCATCTGGTCGGGTACTTCTCGAAGGAAAAGCACTGCCAGCAGAAGTACAACGTGTCGTGCATTATGACGATGCCGCAGTACCAGCGGCAGGGGTACGGGCGCTTCCTGATCGACTTCAGCTACCTGCTGAGCCGGGAAGAGGGGCAGCCGGGCACGCCGGAGAAGCCGCTGTCCGATCTGGGCCGGGTGTCCTACTACGCCTACTGGAAGTCGACCGTGCTGAACTACCTGTACGAGCACCGGCGCCGGGCGGAGGAGGAGTCGGGTGGCGGTGCTGCCGGATCGAAGCTGCTTCCCCTCTCGATACAGCAGATCTCGCAGGAAACGGGCATGGTCGTGCCGGACATTGTGCTGGCGCTGCAGCTGCTCTCCTTCATCAAGTACCGCAAGATCGACCGGGGCGGCGGCTTCAAGGTGTACCAGCCGCTGATCTGCATCGACTGGCGGCTGGTCGACCGGCAGCACGAGCGCATGGTGCGGTCGCGGGCCCGCCTCGCGATCGAGAAGGAGTGTCTGCGCTGGACGCCACTGTTTTTCTCCAGCACGGCCTCGTTCTCCGAGCTGGACGGTAGCAACATACCGATGGAGGCAAACGAACCCGGTGACGAGCCGGCTGGGGGAAGCAGGATAGGCGGTCCCGCCGTCAGCCCCAAGCCCGAGGAAGAATCGGACCAGGAGAAGGAAGAGAAAGCGTCGCGGAATGGGCCGCTCAAGAGTGGTACAGCTTCACAACAGCCGCCGCCACCCCATCGGAAGGCGGGAGGAGAATCGGGCAGGAGGAAAAAACGCGGCCGCGATGTGTCGCCGCCACCGGAGCCAATCGCCATCTCGCGCGTGGAAAACGACCTCCCAGCGCGCAACAGAACGCATTCGCTCAAGCTGGAAGAGCAGACGGATGAAgaggaggcggcggcggcggcagtggcGATGCTAGCAGCACGCAACACTGCCACCGTGGCGACGGGCGGCCGAAAGCGGGGCCGAGTGGCGCAGGACAAAGAGCCGACCAAGCCCGGAAGTGCCAGCAACACGTTCGAGCGGCTGCGCAAACGACGTCGGTTGGACTCGGAAGAAGCGACAGTGGAGGAGAAACAGCAACCGCCGTACGGCGGCAATCTGCTGAAGGATGCTTCGCCGCTAACGGGTCGATCGGGTGGGCTGCGCCGAAAGCGGCTAAACTTGCGGCTTTCCGACTCGGAGCCGGAGCCGGAGCCGGAAGCTACTCCGCGCATCACCGAAGACAGAAGGACAAAGGCCGGTAAACTGGCAGCACGTGGAGACGCCGGTGAGCCGGTGAATGGGGGCGTGTTTAGCCGTGGCCAGGGTGGCCGCGATATTGCGCTGGAGCAACGTGCGTCACCGGCGGCAGCAGCCAAACGAACGGGCGCCATGGGAATGCGAAACTCCAAACGGCTGGCCAGCAGTCCGGCCAATACGATCGAGAGCGAGGAACCGGCGGAGGAAGCACTGGCGGTAGCTGCCGAGAAGGCGAAATCATTTCGAAGCTCCTCAACGGCAGGCACGGTGAGGCAGAGGCAGAATCACGCAGCGGCAGCTACGGCCGGCTATACGTtaccttcctcctcctcctcgtcgtcgtcgatcgCCGGACCTTCTACACATTCCCCGACCAAGAAGGAagcggctgcggcggcggcagcagcagcagcggcagcgtcagcagccacagcaacagcaagtgTTAGCGCGACCAACTTGAGCAGCAGCAAGTTACGCCATAAAGCATCTCCTACAACGGGCGTAGGGCGGCATAAGAAACGCCAGGGCAAGAAAGCGATCGTTCCCGTGGCGGACGCCAGTGAGGACTACTCTTCGGGAGAAGCGGACGATGAAATGGAGGAGGAAACGCGCAGTGCACCACCACTACCGCCGCCAGCATCGTCAGCAAGCAGCGTGGTTGCCAGCGTGGGCAAGAAATCACCCTCCAAAACACCACCGTTCAGTGCTGGCGTCGTCGCGAACAACAGTGCGGCGGACACCGTACCGTCCAAGGTGTCGCAGCGCGTTCCCCCGCCGCTCTCGAGTCCGGATGCAAAGGCAGCGAAGGGTGCCGGCCCCAAGAGCAAGACAATAAGCGAACAACAACGACGTGTCAAGGAGGAGGAGCATTCAGAGCGAACTGCGACCAACGCGGATTCGTCGACGGGTGCTTTGGAGCGCACGGTGaacgcaaagcaaagcaacagCGGCAAAGACGGCGACAGAACTCCACCCATTGCGGCTGAAAGCACCGCCGGAGCGGCGGCACTGGAAAAGGATACGCCAAGTGTCGCAAGTTCGGCGCCATCGGACGACAGCCGGCTGCAAGGCTGTGAAGCGAACGGTGAAGCTGTTTCAGCAAACTCCAAAAAGGGCGCAGTGAAGCAAGAATCCAGCCCTACCGCGAGCCGTTTATCGGTGGAAGGTGGTCCGAGCTCCGTTATCAGCAGACCAACGGGATCGGCCTCGGGCTCTGTGGTGGAGCAGGGCAAGGGTGAGCAAAAGGAGGGAGTAATCCTGCAGGCGCCTCCTTCCTCGAAAGCTGGCACACCCGAGAAGAAGGATGCCATCGGCTCGCCGAACAAAGAATCCTACGCGAAAGCGTCCGAGCAGGCGAACAAAGAAGCGTCCaagggcggcagcagcagcactggcGTTATAAGCGAGCCCGCCTCCCCGCCGCTCGTGAACGGAGGAGCAGTAGAGATCAACGAGAAAATCTCTGTGATAACCGAATCAAAAAACTGTCTAACGACCCATCCGACGGTGGCCGACACTGCTGAGCCGTTGCAGGTAGCGGCGGCAGCAGACGGCGGCAGCAGCTCCATCAACGGGCAGATGCAGAGTCCGGAGAAGAAGACCGTCGGAACGGGCACGGAAACTGCGCCTGCTAGTGCCGACGGTGGTCAGATGAACGGTGTCCAGAGCTCGCCGAAGATGCAAAAGATGCTTGCAAACGATAGCGACAACAACAGTACAAATCGATCAGCGGTAGATCGTGCTTCTAGTAGTGCCAATAATACGGCCAGTGTTTTGAAGATTAACGAAAACTACGATAAACACCATCAcaaccaccaacaccagcagcagcaacatcacgCGGATCCGCTCCGAAACCGGCCGAAGGTAATTGTGGACGGTATTACGAGCTGCTCGGGGGAAGGTAAAGCGAAGGAGGAACCGGCGCCGGATGCGGTCAAAGCGTCGTCCGACGTGATTCGGACGAGGGAAGAGCCCAATACTGCGCCCTCAGCTGCTCCTTTAAACCACGAGCCGGGCAGCATCAAGCCAACGGCTGAATCCGGTATAATTCAACAAACATCCGCCATCGTTccgacgagcagcagcagcagtagcagcactaCCGGCACAACCGTGCACGAGATGGCGATGCACAAGAAAAAGTTCATGAAAAACATGGAAAGCTCGACCGACAACGGCTTgactcagcagcagcaggtggcGAAACCGGCGGCAACAGCTAATAATGACCAACCGGATCAATCCGTCATTAAGCAGAACGACGAGGTGGTGACCAGTGCGAAGATAGCGAGCTTTACCCACAGCAGCACCGCCAGCGCCAGCGTTCCTGTGTCGTCCGCGCCAACCGATAGCGCGATAGCCGTGCCCACCACTGTGGACATAAAGAAGGAAAAATCACCCCCAAAGGTAAGCGGCTCGTCCACGGTCGGGCCCGTCCTCGCGTCCTCGGCATCGAAGGGTGCAAAAAACGAATCGCATAAATTGGCGCCGTCGCATAGCAACGGCAGTGGTGGTGCGGCAAAGTGTACCGAAAGCAGCACCGCTAGTGTCGCCACTGCTTCGTGCGCCACCGCCGTAGTGACAAGCGCCGCTAGCACGCAGCAAGCGCTGGCGGAAGCGGGAAAGCGAACCACGTCCGAACCAATCCACGCCGGCCTGGGCTATGGAGCGGAACCAAAGACGGAATCGAAGCGTGGAAAGGATAAGTCGAACGCCGGCAGCGGTTCCTCGGGCAATGTCGGTGCGAACGCTTCGGAAGATGGTGGCCAGAGCGCGGGTGGTAAAACAAGCCGCAGCAACTCCTCGTCTTCATCGTCCGCGAGCGACCACCAGCAGCCGCACGGTGGCAAACGGTCCGGCTCGACGTCGTCCACCAGTTCCTCGTCTGGTTCGAGCAGCGCGAAGGGAGGAGAGCACACTTCTTCGTCGTCGGCCACTGCCGGAATGATGACGGCGGCCACCGTCTCCACCGCTGCTTCCAAGCGCTCCGAGGCGAGTGCGCGCAAGGAAGCGAACAAGCACAATGCCGCTAATGCGTATGCCGGGCAGCAGGGTACGGGTGGCAACAGTATTAACAACACCACAACCACGCTCAACAACCATTGCAAAGTAGCTCAGGCAGACAATCATCAGCTCCATCAGCAggtgccgcagcagcagcagctgcctcagcagcagcaacaacaccagcagcagccacagcagcaacaacatcaacagccgCAT caacactcgcatcagcatcatcagcagcagcaacatcagcagcaacaagcctctcagcatcagcagcagcaacagtaccATATGAACGCGAAATCAGCAGCCACCATGCCCCCGCTGCTAATGGacggcagtggtggtggtggtgtgggtaTTACCCCGCCATCCCAATCCACCGGTCCTTCGATGCAAGGACCAGCGAGTGCGGCTCCGGGAGGTATAAGCGGTACACCGAATAACGTACCCGTCAGCTCTACACCGCCAGTCGGCAATGTGCACGGTGGCAGCAGCATGATGATGCCGACCGGTCCCGGGATGGGTCCGGCcggaggcggcggcggtggcggcggcggaagCACGCTGATGGGCATGAACAATGCGCCTTCCTGCCGGACGGACAAACACGCGTCCAAGCACGCGATGCACGATCCGAAGACGACGATCGATCTGAACAAGATGACGCCCCAGTTCCCGGGCATCAACCAGCTGTCCAGCTACGCGCCGGCCCAGTACTATCCGATCGATCCGTACTACCACCAGGGCTACAATCTGATGCATCTGGACACGGGCAGCCAGAAGTCACCGAACAAGTTCCATCTCGATCTGGCCACCAGCATGGCGTACGGCAGCTTCACCTCCAACCTGTACCCGTCGTTCCAGCACCAGGagcagcagtaccagcagGTACCGCCCGCCCCGGCCACGCCCTCTTACCAGTCGAAGGAACGGGCGAACGTCAAGTCGGAACGCAAAGGTGCTAACgccggcagcggcggcagtACGCTCGATCAAACGTCGTCTGGCACGTCCAGCTCCTCGTCCACCAAACACGGCAAGTCCGCTTCGAAGTCGGGAGCCTCGAACGCTGCTGCAGCCGCCGACGATGGGAGCAAGTTTAAGGGCAACAATGCAGCGGACGTCCATCACCTATCGCAACATTCCactcagcagcaacagcagcagcagcagcagcagcaacagcagcagcaacagcagcagcagcaacagcagcaacatcaacagcagcaactctGTCCCTCGCCGTACGATACGGGTTTGCTGTGTGGTAAAGCGAACCAATACCATCATCTCACCTCAGCGCAAGCCATCCAGCATTCCCATCAACTAGCccagcaacaccaccagcagcagcagcagcagcagcagcagcatcatcagcaacaccatcagcatcagcaccagcaacagcaacatcatcagcagcagcagcagcagcatcagcatcactcgcagcagcaacacacccagcagcagcagcagcagcagcacaaatcCATCCAGAAGGGTAAAAACGAGCCCAGCAGCAAGCTTAGCGACTCCTCCTGCATGGTTGCCGCCGGTGCAGCGGCCAAGTCATCGCCCGCCGTTACCGCTGATCCGTGTCACGCCGccgtgcagcagcaaacgatGCATCTGATGGGCAGTGGGGCCGGTCCGAAGGCGGGCGGGTTCCCGGGCGGCGAGCCGGATCTGCACGGCGACGGGGCAACCGGTGGTGGGCAGACGGACCTGAAGCAGCAGGGTACGCCCGGTCCGGGCGGGGACCATTCGATCGGCGTGTACACGCCGGAATCGACGACCTCGAACTCGGTGCAGAGCCTGCACCAGTACGGCCAGTGCGACATAGACGTCAGCCAGCTGGGGCTGGAATCGCCCGCCAGCATAGCAAGTGACGTCACGTCCCAGAACTCGGCGGACGCGATCCGACCGCCCAGCGTGGTGTCGCAGCACGGCGGCTCGATCGGCGGTGGCCCCTACTCGGACTGttccgtgcagcagcagcagcagcagcagcagcttcagcaacatcaacagcacCAGTCACAGATGCACATGACGATGCATACGCACGTGCCGGAAACGAGCCCACAGCATCCCCCGCAGCAGATGACAATCATAGCCAATAacagtggcggcggtggcggtggcggtggcgccaGCGGTGGCACTGGTTCCGGCAATGGAGGCAGCGGTCGgggcaagcagcagcatcctTCGCAGCAACATctcgcccagcagcagcagcagatagcGCACGGTGGAAACGGCAGCACTGGAGGGCGGCAACGAGCGTCCACGCCGAAGGTCAGCCGGAACACACCGACGCCGGGAGCGCAGCAGCGGCACCAGAGCCGCACGACACCGCCCGTTGTCAGCAACGTGATTCAGCCGATCGTGAGCCCCggccatcatcagcagcagcaccagcagcagcaacaccagcagcagcagcagcagcagcaggcggcaATGCAAGCGGCCTCCCTgaatcaacagcagcaacagcaccatcagcagctggcactgcagcagcagatgcaCCAAGCGTACGGTCAGTCGCTAAACCACCAGGCGCACAGCCAAAACATGCACCAGGCGGCGGCCGGCGGGGGCTACCTGGGCGCGCAGCTCGGTCTGGCGGGTCAGGCACCGCCCTACCCGCAATCGCCGACCTCCTACGGCAGCGTGATTCAGCACCGCATGTCCAACAACCACACGCCGGCCAGCCTGCACAGCCCG